ACCgccttttctctttttcttttggcatatgaaaaaaatacataaacactGTGATACGATAAGTACTATCTCTAACTTATTCCTCAAAAAATATGATAGTACTACTTATGAAAGGCAATTCAGTGGCTTGATTACTCCATCCATTATCTGAACGGTGTTTCCACATACAGTAGCAACCTTTTGATTTTTGTAGTttagcattactttatctaatttAATTCCAGTGCACGGCTCCGCTTTACTACACTTCAAGCTCACTCCAGTTTCCGTCGCCGATGTTCCATGTATATCTTTATATGTCACACTGCTAATCTTCACACCCGACGACTACACGGTCAAAGTTTAAAAGATTAGGAGGTGCTGAAAGCAtgggcggatccaggatttaaAAATCGTGGGGTCGGACgagataattaatataataatattatatatattataaaaatacattacaaataaaattatctttgTTTTATCACGATAGTTGACTTTTACGAGTtcatatttttaacttttacgaatattcatattttgaagCTGGCCGAAATTTTATCATTGGAAATAATTGCAAACATATCTTCCAGTCGTTGATTGTGTTCAACATTAGCCCCAAAAGAACAGATAAAACTCATGAGAACAGATACAAActcaagatatttttaaaataaatttatccaTTAATTTAATATGGATGGTAATTAaagttaataataaaaaaacataaatatataattattatattcataaaaattaggtcaaataaataaaataaatgtaaaaaaaataataaaacatgattAAAAGAATATCAATAACGCACCAATTTTTTTTGTGCAAAGCCTATGCCCCTCAAAAATCTTAATCTTAGTCTCCTACTATAACTTtctatttaatcaaaataataattgggtagaaatatagaatttttatttataaagaaagTTGTAACTCTtgtaataaagataaaattatttaaaaaggacagtattgactgatttttttaactaataaacttaaataaattaggaatttatgtaaatttgtggaaaaattaaggagaaaaaaagttaatactACATGGCTTAGAAAATTATTGGCAGGCGAATTAAATGAAAAAGCAGTATTAACGGCGAGTGACCAGAGGCAATCAATTAGATTTTTTACTTATAGATTTTCTAACCCAACAATCAATAGGAGTATTAACCACTCCTCAGCCCAAAAATCAATATTAATCTCTCTGTTCATCTTCTTCGTTGAGAATACATCAGCTTCTTCTGCAGCCCCTCCCCTTATCTATCTCTACTCTATTCTTATTAGTATTGTTCTTTTCTCCTCTTAGTTTTTGGAAAAGGCGGAAGGCTTCGGGTAGAGTTGAAGCTGGCCGTGGGGTCGGAGACGGAACTGCACCAGGTCAAAGGTCGAAGATGATGTTTTCCGGCAGTGTTCGGTGGACCGCCGGTGGGGTAGGCCGACCCCgcgcgaccccacctggatccgccgatGGCTGAAAGTATAAAAGGATACAAacaaaattactaaaatatgtTATTAATATAACTTTCTGTACATCATGTATATACCCATTCCACTATAATATACtatctccgtcccataaaaatatgagcaatggATATGGCACatgaattaagataaaattagtaaaataagagagatgaagggaatggtatggtaaagtaagagagaggaggagaatgatagttaaagtagagttagaggatagtgagacctacattatttaattgatataactttccaaaaatggaatgcacatatttttgtaggacggatgaaaatggaaagtgcacatatttttatgggacggagggagtagaacataccaattctactataaaaaaaataatactactatgagAAAATATGTTGAATAAAGTATCAATATTTTATCGAGATTATATGAAATTGTTGGAAATCATTTTAAGAAAATAGGCTAAAAAAACCTTCATCAATGATATATGTATACCTGATTTGGACAATTTTTATTGTTGGGGCAGTAATTCTGGTCAATGACAATAGGGTTCTTAACATTAACCATAGTGAGATCCTCATAATGAACAATTCTAACAAATCCGTTGCTAGGCCTTGCCCATGTCTTGATTCTCACACCATTTTGGGTCCCACTCAAAACACACGATTTCACTGTCACATTTTCCACTCCTGCTTCATTCAATACCCACCCTAGACTTCCAATGctgcataaaaataaaaaaaaaattgatgtttATAACTATGTTTATCTAATATTGATGATTCAAGAAAGGGTTTATAGTCATGGTGGAACCTTATACCGTGGCCCGGGCCGCATGCGACGTTTTGAACAAACACGTTGGAGGTTCCGGGACTCATGGAGATGCAGTCGTCCCCGGTGGCAATGCGGGAGTTGGTGACGGAAACTCCCGACGACAGTCCAATGTGAATTCCGTCAGTGTTGGGGCTTTCGTCGGGCGTGGAGATTTTGATGTTTTGGAGTTTTGTGTCGCGACAGTCATGGATGACGATGTGAAACATTTGGCTGTTTATGGAGGTTAATCCGCTTATGCTTGTGTTGTTCGAATTGAGGAATGCCAGTGACTGTCATGAGAAAAAATAACACAGGAAAAAGGATTAGTACGTGAACTATGGTTTCAAATTTTCTTtggaaaaattatatttttgggGCTTCATATCAATACACACTTTTACATAAtaatgtatatataaattttgaacAAATTTGAAACATCCATAAttatatatgaaaaataatcTTAGTAGGGTTTCAAGCCCATTGAGCACTTCATTTAGTGACAGACGTACGACACTAGCCTATTAGGAGAGAGTAGTTCATTTAGTTTAGTATAAATTCATACAAGTTTGTCTTACATAATCTTGGTTGCAAGATATTAGCATCCGCAATAGAATCATTAAGCAATCTTTTAGGTAATGCATGACTtgctataaaagaaaataaaaaccaGAGTTTTACCGTTGCTCCTTTTGGACATTTCTTGCCGGCAGCTTTGCAGGCACACAAATTGGCGCCTAGACCATCTAGGGTCCCGCCACGGATAGAAACTCCATTGATCCTTTTGAACATCAACCAGTGGACACTATTACCAATCACATTGTAATTGGATGGGGCTGAAAGAATCCCATCAATCTGTATGATTATGGCATTATTTTTGCACGTGCTTCCGTCGAAATGCACATTTCCCAAAATGTACCTTCC
This portion of the Salvia splendens isolate huo1 chromosome 10, SspV2, whole genome shotgun sequence genome encodes:
- the LOC121752851 gene encoding polygalacturonase-like — encoded protein: MAISRMFQILVVTFLHYFSASILAANPTYNVLSYGAKADGKFDCAKAFQAAWGAACASASASPATIYVPRGRYILGNVHFDGSTCKNNAIIIQIDGILSAPSNYNVIGNSVHWLMFKRINGVSIRGGTLDGLGANLCACKAAGKKCPKGATSLAFLNSNNTSISGLTSINSQMFHIVIHDCRDTKLQNIKISTPDESPNTDGIHIGLSSGVSVTNSRIATGDDCISMSPGTSNVFVQNVACGPGHGISIGSLGWVLNEAGVENVTVKSCVLSGTQNGVRIKTWARPSNGFVRIVHYEDLTMVNVKNPIVIDQNYCPNNKNCPNQSSGVKISSVTYKDIHGTSATETGVSLKCSKAEPCTGIKLDKVMLNYKNQKVATVCGNTVQIMDGVIKPLNCLS